The Sporohalobacter salinus genomic sequence CTAGTTTAATTTTTATTGGATTATTTTATATATTAGGACTTTGGATTGATGATATTTTAATGTGGTATAGTTCACTAAGTGTTAATATTTATGAAGTCTATCGTTATGCTCCTTTATATGATAATGCTGTATTTTTATCTTATTTGACTATTATTCCAACGATGATGTTGTTTATGGTGTCGGTAGAGACGGAGTTTTATGATCTTTATAAGGAGTATTATGGTTTAGTTGTTAATAATGCTACTTATGATCAAATTGAAAGAGCACGAAAAGAGATGGTTGGAGTTATTTATCGACAATTAGTTTATACTATGGAATTACAGACTATAATTACGTTAATTATAATTGTCTTGTCAGGACGGATCTTTACATATTTAGGAATTTCTTTGGCGGTTAAGGAGATATTTATGATTTGTGTTTTAGGATCGCTATGTAATATATTTCTATTTTTAATCTTTTTAATTTTACTCTATTTTGAAGCGCGTAGTTATTCATTAGTAATAGCTAGTGTCTTTTTTATTAGCAATTTAGTTTTCACGCTGTATTTTATTCCTAAAGGAGAAGTATTTTACGGCTGTGGATATTTCAGTGGTTCATTTGTTACTTTGATTTTAGCTATTATAATGTTAATTTACTTTATGAAGGATATTACATACTATACTTTTTCTAGTCAACCCTTCTTCGAAGAGAAAGAATAATTTTAAATAGAGTAGGTTTATGCTATAATGAAGGTTAAGATTAACTATAAAGGGAAGGGGGGGGATTAATATGTCTAAAGAATATATTTGTGAGAAATGTGGATGTAAATCATATAACCGAGATGAAATTAGGACTACAGGTGGTGGTTTATCTAAATTATTCGATGTACAAAATAAACGTTTTATAGCTGTAAGCTGTTCTGATTGTGGTTATACTGAACTTTATAGAGATAATGATAGTGGAACTTTGAGTAATATTTTTGACTTCTTAACGAGTTAGGGAGTTAACTTTTAATATAATTTTTAAAAGATAGGACTGATTGTTATGAATTTGCCAGTGGATGAATGGTTAGAAGCAGTAGAGACAAGGAAATCTAGACGTTGTTTTACTGATAAGTCGATAGAAGAAGAAAAGATAGCTAGAATAGAAGAATGTTGTGTTGAGTTTCGACCTTTTTCAGGAGTGAGAGGGGTTTTAGTCAAAGATTTAGGTGATGATATTTTTAATGGAATAATTGGCTCTTACGGAAAGGTGAAAGGAGCTTCGAGTTATCTAGCTTTGATTGGTGATAAAACTATCTCACATATAGAAGCTAAGATAGGCTATTTAGGTGAGGGATTGATTTTAGAGGCTACTTCAATTGGTTTATCTACTTGTTGGATTGGCGGCTTCTTTAAGCCGAAAGTTGTTGCTGAACAGATTGATTTGGCAGAGGAGGAGAAGGTGTTTGCAGTATCTCCATTGGGTTATGCTAAAGAAAGTAAATCATTTGAAGAAAAGATAATGGGATTTTTGACTAAATCTCGACAGAGAAAATCATTATCAGAAATTGCTAATAATTATGATGAAACTGAGTGGCCGATTTGGGCAAAGAAGGGAATTAAGGCAGCTAGAGTAGCTCCCTCGGCTATTAATCGTCAGCCCTGGAGATTTATTTATGAGGGAGATAGTATGCTTCTTTCGTTAGATAATATTGATGATGAATATGATGTATCTAAAGAGTTAGACTGTGGAATAGCTATGCTGCATTTTGAATTGGGAGCATTAAAATCTGGTGTGAATGGTAAATGGGAGTTTCTTTCTGAATCTGGTATAGCTAGATATAAAAAAGAATAATTATTGATAATAGATTGATATATGAAGGTTATTTAGCTAACTTAAAAAGATGAGGATGAAATTATAAATTGAAATTATTAAAGCTAATTTATAATCCGGTTTCGGGAAATAAGAATTTTTCAAAGGCACTTGATTATTGTATTGATAAGTTACAATCATTAGGTTATTTAGTTAATTTATATAGAACTGAAAGAAATCAAAAACTTACAAAGGCATTTTTTGATATTGAGAAATTAGATTATGATGCTATTATTACAGCAGGTGGAGATGGTACAATTAATAAAGTAATAAATCAGATACAACGCTATGATTTAGATATACCGTTAGGTATAATACCAACAGGAACTGCAAATGATCTTGCTGCTCATTTAAATATTCCTTATAATTTGGATGGAGCCCTTGATATAATAGCTAAAGATAATCTTAAAGCTATAGATTTAGGTAAAATTACCGGAGATGAAGAGAATTTTTTTGTAAATGTTTGTGCTGGAGGAATGTTTGCTAATGTAGCTCACCAGACGGATAGAAAGTTTAAAAATACTTTTGGAAAGTTGGCTTATTACTTAAATGGTCTTGCAGAAGTATCAACTTTTGAAGCTGTGTCATTAAAGATAACGACCTCTAAGACTGTTATTGAAGAAGAAGTTCTTCTTTTTCTAATTTTTAACGGTAGTAGTGCTGGCGGATTTAATAATTTAGGTAAGTCAGCTGAAATTGATGATGGTTTACTTGATTTAGTAGCTATTAAAAATGTATCATTTAATAAATTGCCAGCTCTTTTGCTTAAGATCTTACAGGGAAATCATATTAAAGATGAAAATATAATTCATTGTAAGAGTAATTATATGAAGTTAGAAATGTTAGATAATAATATAGATAATTTTAAAATTGATGTTGATGGAGAAGTCGGACCTTTATTGCCTATAGAAGTCTCTATTTGTTTTAATGAGCTAAAGATTTTTGTACCGTAATAAGTAAAAATAAGTTAAAATTTTTTGATTATTATTTCCTCGCTACCATAACCTGGTAGTGAGTTTTTTTATTATATAACTAAAAAAGATTTTTTATAATTTAATTTTAAAATTAGTTGCATATATTGTGCTTTTATAGTAATATATTAACATAAATAATCATTATTTCTTAGAATGCTTTTTATTTAACATTATTTTGATAAATAGATGTAATATATGCTAAAATTCATAAAATGTATGTTACTAAAAATAATATAAAAGCAAGGAAGTATAACTCGTGTTTGGTTGCTGGAGTTATACGGAGCTAATGGCAAACCCACTTGTAGTCTTAAAAGATTACAAGTGTTATTTTTTTGTAAAAATAAGGAATTGGAAGGAGTAAAGAAATGAAGAAAGTATTGACCTTATTAATTGTAATAGTAGTAGTATTAGTTGGCTGTAATCAAGATTTAAAAGCGAATGAAGAGGAGTTGCTGAATTTTTTAGAGGAATTAAAAGGAGTAGAATATAACGTAAGTAAATTTAGAATGTATTTTGATAGATATTCAAAAAGAGAAGAGAAGTTTACAGAGCAGTTTTATAAAGATTTTATTAATGGAGATGTGGAGTTTATAACTCCTGAGTATGAAACTAATAATCTTAATGAGTCTAAGTTTAGAAAATATACCAAGAAATATTCGGGGTTAGTTTTTAAAATAGGAAGAGTATTAAATAATGAAACTATTGTAGATATTAAAGAAGCTCATTATAATTTTAAGGTATATCAAATTAATTTTGATGATAATGAGACAAATGGAAAAGAGGAAGTGTTTTATAGTAGTGGATATTGGAATGAAAAAGGAATAGATAATGATGGAATATATGAAGTTTTAAATGATTCAAGTGAACAAAAAGCACCTTATTATGATTATAAGGGTTGGCTAGGAGAACAGGTTGTTGAGGCTGAGTATGTAGAGAAAGAAAAGGAACGAACTAAGGATTATAATGGACTAATAAAATATAAAGGAAGATATTATATTTATGAAATTTTGAATTGGGATACAAGAATAATGATAAGTTTTTACAGTTGGAATAAAGAATTAAATCAAGTGACTTGTATGGTAAATTATAAACTGAGTCTTAAAGGAGAAAATAAGAAAAGTAAGTCAGATGAAGATGAATTTGTAATGGATACGGAAAGTTTATATGAAAACATGAAAGAAAGAGAATAAAGTTGTCTAAATTGCTATAATTTTATTTGTAATTACTTTCAAAAGTAGTATTAAAAAATATTTTAGAATAATTTGCATATTTTTAGGTTATATGGTAAAATGTCAATATGAATAATTATTACCTATTGAATAAATATTACTTATTCTAAAAGTCTGTTTCAATTAATATTATTTTGACGAATAAAGATAATTTATGTTAAAGTTTTATAGGATATATGCTGTTAAAGAATAATATAAGAGCGAAGAAGTGTAACTCATGTTTGGTTGCCGGAGTTATGCAGAGCTAATGGCAAATCCACCTGTAGTCTTTCAAAAGATTACAGGTCTTTATATTTTAATATATGAAAAATTATACAAAGCGGATGGGCTATATTAGAGGATGATTATTTAAAAGTGAAAATTGAGAAGAGGAAAAATATATAGCGGGAGTGATGAATTTGGCATTTAAAGATAATTGGAAAGATATAATAATTGTAATACTTGGAATAGGTTTGACTCAAATTATATGTGGGATTTTAGTTGTTAATTTATTTTCTATGGATTGTTTAACTAAGGGGAAATTTCTTGTTGTATTATTCTCCGTATTTATAGGAGGAATAATATATGCCTTTAGATATAATCAGATTGTTTATTGTGATATTTTACTTATCTTAGGTTTATTATCTGTTAGTAGTATATTCAAAACTATTAAAGTAAGAACTTCTGCTATTATCGGTTTTTTTAGCTGTATAGGAATTGGTTTGTTAGTTTTTAGATTAGGAATATTTACTGGTTACTTAATTAATAGAAATAATCA encodes the following:
- a CDS encoding zinc ribbon domain-containing protein, whose amino-acid sequence is MSKEYICEKCGCKSYNRDEIRTTGGGLSKLFDVQNKRFIAVSCSDCGYTELYRDNDSGTLSNIFDFLTS
- a CDS encoding nitroreductase family protein, coding for MNLPVDEWLEAVETRKSRRCFTDKSIEEEKIARIEECCVEFRPFSGVRGVLVKDLGDDIFNGIIGSYGKVKGASSYLALIGDKTISHIEAKIGYLGEGLILEATSIGLSTCWIGGFFKPKVVAEQIDLAEEEKVFAVSPLGYAKESKSFEEKIMGFLTKSRQRKSLSEIANNYDETEWPIWAKKGIKAARVAPSAINRQPWRFIYEGDSMLLSLDNIDDEYDVSKELDCGIAMLHFELGALKSGVNGKWEFLSESGIARYKKE
- a CDS encoding diacylglycerol/lipid kinase family protein, with translation MKLLKLIYNPVSGNKNFSKALDYCIDKLQSLGYLVNLYRTERNQKLTKAFFDIEKLDYDAIITAGGDGTINKVINQIQRYDLDIPLGIIPTGTANDLAAHLNIPYNLDGALDIIAKDNLKAIDLGKITGDEENFFVNVCAGGMFANVAHQTDRKFKNTFGKLAYYLNGLAEVSTFEAVSLKITTSKTVIEEEVLLFLIFNGSSAGGFNNLGKSAEIDDGLLDLVAIKNVSFNKLPALLLKILQGNHIKDENIIHCKSNYMKLEMLDNNIDNFKIDVDGEVGPLLPIEVSICFNELKIFVP